From Cytophagia bacterium CHB2, one genomic window encodes:
- a CDS encoding YciI family protein codes for MKYLCMAYEEESKLDALSQSEWTALRAETLNYVDELKKGGYLIAAEPLQSVRTAATVRVRNGKISITDGPFAETKETLGGFFLIEAIDMNEAIQVASRWPSARLGSIEVRPIEAGLKEDKRYA; via the coding sequence ATGAAATACCTGTGCATGGCTTATGAAGAGGAGAGCAAGCTCGATGCGCTCTCGCAAAGCGAGTGGACCGCCCTGAGGGCGGAGACGCTGAACTATGTCGATGAGCTTAAGAAAGGCGGCTATCTCATTGCCGCCGAACCCTTGCAAAGTGTTCGCACGGCTGCGACGGTGCGTGTGCGCAACGGCAAGATTTCCATCACCGACGGACCCTTTGCCGAAACCAAAGAAACGCTCGGCGGGTTCTTTTTGATCGAGGCAATTGACATGAACGAGGCCATTCAAGTCGCCTCGAGATGGCCCTCGGCGCGCTTGGGAAGCATCGAAGTACGGCCAATTGAAGCCGGCCTGAAGGAAGATAAACGCTATGCCTAA
- a CDS encoding YciI family protein: MKYMLLIYYDEQTLSEAEREQCFGESAQLAHELDANGQYVAANPLHPTAAATSVRLRQGKRLVTDGPFAETREQLGGYFLIDAKNLDEAIGIAARIPMALKGTVEVRPVVEIPGLP; the protein is encoded by the coding sequence ATGAAATACATGCTCCTGATCTACTATGATGAACAGACCTTGAGCGAAGCCGAGCGCGAACAATGCTTCGGCGAGTCTGCGCAACTTGCGCATGAGCTTGATGCCAACGGCCAGTATGTGGCCGCCAATCCGCTGCATCCCACCGCGGCTGCAACCAGCGTGCGCCTGCGCCAGGGCAAGCGGCTGGTGACCGACGGCCCGTTTGCGGAGACGCGCGAGCAGCTCGGCGGCTATTTCTTGATTGATGCAAAAAATCTCGATGAGGCCATCGGCATTGCCGCACGGATTCCCATGGCGCTCAAAGGCACTGTCGAAGTCCGGCCGGTGGTGGAGATTCCGGGATTGCCCTGA
- a CDS encoding YciI family protein, with the protein MKYLCLGYYDEKKWETMSESEQNAFMDECFAYDDELRKNGHFVGGEALQSARNATTLRWRNNKVTVTDGPFAETKEQLGGLLVLEARDLNHAIQLMSKHPGVKAGPFEIRPIEDMSAIVAESERRRNVQKQ; encoded by the coding sequence ATGAAATACCTCTGCCTTGGCTACTATGATGAGAAAAAATGGGAAACCATGTCCGAAAGCGAGCAGAACGCTTTTATGGACGAATGCTTTGCCTACGACGATGAGTTGCGCAAGAACGGCCACTTTGTCGGAGGGGAGGCGCTGCAAAGCGCTCGTAATGCCACCACTCTGCGTTGGCGGAACAACAAGGTGACGGTCACCGACGGCCCGTTCGCCGAAACGAAAGAGCAGTTGGGCGGTCTCCTCGTACTCGAAGCGCGAGATTTGAACCACGCCATTCAGTTGATGTCGAAGCATCCCGGCGTGAAAGCCGGGCCGTTTGAGATTCGGCCGATTGAAGACATGAGTGCAATTGTGGCCGAGAGCGAGCGGCGGCGCAATGTTCAAAAGCAATGA
- a CDS encoding YciI family protein, which yields MRFMMLMIPKGYETAAPGTMPDAKAVEAMMKYNEELQNAGVLRSLEGLHPPSMGARVSFAGGKPMVTDGPFIESKEVLGGYWIIEVKSKEEAIEWAKRCPGSDNEVIEIRRVQEFDDFPADVQKAAAGFEEMQKQAGQSR from the coding sequence ATGCGATTCATGATGCTGATGATCCCCAAGGGATATGAGACGGCGGCGCCGGGCACGATGCCCGACGCCAAAGCCGTCGAAGCAATGATGAAGTACAACGAAGAACTGCAAAACGCTGGCGTGCTGCGCAGCCTCGAAGGCCTGCATCCGCCTTCGATGGGGGCGCGCGTCTCGTTCGCCGGAGGCAAACCTATGGTGACCGATGGGCCTTTCATCGAGTCGAAAGAAGTGCTTGGCGGCTACTGGATAATTGAAGTGAAGTCGAAAGAAGAAGCAATTGAGTGGGCCAAACGCTGCCCCGGTTCGGATAACGAAGTGATCGAGATTCGCCGGGTACAAGAGTTCGATGACTTCCCGGCTGATGTTCAAAAAGCCGCGGCGGGATTCGAGGAGATGCAAAAGCAGGCCGGACAGAGTCGATAA
- a CDS encoding VOC family protein — protein sequence MVEKVKPVPQGFHTVTPHLIVRDAHAAIQFYKNAFGAKEHSRAPGPDGKSIMHAELQIGDSIIFVNDEFPEWGVVSPLALNGSAVTIHLYVEDADAVWNRALNAGAKELMPLDNAFWGDRYGKLVDPFGHHWSIASHIEDLTPEEMAKRAAAAFGG from the coding sequence ATGGTTGAAAAAGTAAAACCCGTTCCTCAAGGATTTCACACCGTCACGCCACACCTGATCGTACGCGACGCCCACGCCGCGATCCAATTTTACAAAAACGCCTTTGGCGCCAAAGAGCATTCTCGCGCGCCCGGGCCGGACGGCAAGTCGATTATGCATGCGGAACTGCAAATTGGCGATTCGATTATTTTTGTGAATGACGAATTTCCGGAGTGGGGCGTGGTCTCACCGCTGGCGCTCAACGGTTCCGCGGTTACGATTCATCTTTATGTTGAAGACGCGGATGCAGTTTGGAACCGCGCGCTCAATGCCGGCGCGAAAGAGCTTATGCCTCTGGATAACGCGTTTTGGGGCGATCGCTATGGGAAGCTTGTCGATCCGTTTGGCCATCACTGGTCCATCGCGAGTCACATCGAAGATTTGACGCCGGAGGAGATGGCTAAGCGCGCGGCTGCGGCGTTTGGTGGATGA
- a CDS encoding polyketide cyclase, producing MTTNTIRLHRVLRATPEKIYRAFLDADAMTKWLPPNGFTGKVHHADAKAGGTYKMSFTNFTTGKSHSFGGEYLELVPHERLRYTDRFDDPNLPGEMQTTITLKKVSCGTELNIVQEGVPAVIPAEACYLGWQESLTLLAKLVEAEIPD from the coding sequence ATGACCACCAACACAATTCGACTTCATCGCGTGCTGCGTGCAACACCTGAGAAAATCTATCGAGCATTCCTCGATGCGGACGCCATGACCAAATGGCTTCCGCCAAACGGCTTCACGGGCAAAGTGCATCACGCAGACGCCAAAGCCGGCGGCACCTATAAGATGTCGTTCACAAACTTCACCACCGGCAAGAGCCACTCCTTCGGCGGCGAGTATCTCGAACTTGTGCCCCACGAACGCCTCCGCTACACGGACAGATTCGACGATCCGAATCTGCCCGGAGAAATGCAGACGACCATCACGTTGAAGAAGGTATCCTGCGGAACCGAGTTGAACATCGTGCAGGAAGGCGTTCCGGCAGTGATTCCCGCTGAGGCTTGCTATCTCGGCTGGCAGGAATCGCTGACGCTGTTAGCGAAACTCGTCGAGGCGGAAATTCCGGATTAG